The segment TTAACGGACTTGAAAAGCGACCTACCGCGCTTTCTTGAGCGGAGAGCCGAAGGTAACGATTCTATTGATTGGGACCACCGTGGACCGGCTGGACGATTACCTTCGACTCGGCGACGGCCGTCGGATTCAAGGTGCTTCTCCCCCAGGCGATCTCGACCGGCAGACGCGAGAAATCGACGATCGCCCCGTCACGGCTATAGCTGCTCAGGTCGAGCGTCCCCCCCATGAAAATACAGTCGACCGGGCAGGGCTCGACGCAAAGTGCGCAAAACATGCACTTCGTGTAGTCGATCGTAAAGCCGGTAACGGCAAACCCCTTCGCCCCTTCGACCCGCTCTTTGCCAATGTAGATGCAGTCGACCGGGCAAGCTTTCGCACATTGGTCGCAGGCAATGCAGGTCGTCAGGTCAAAACGGTGAAAGCCGCGATAGCGGGGCGAGACATGGACCGGGAGTTCGGGATACTCGTAGTGCTCGGTAAACGCCTTGCGGTTTTTATCGTAAGTGCTGAACCAATAACGAATTGTAATGGACAGACCTTGGGCGACCGTCACTACCGCGGCGTAGACGTTGCGGAACCAGGTCAACATGACGGATGCATCTCCTTACCCGTATTACAGCGAGCGCGCCCTCAAGATATCGCCATTAGGGTCAACTGTCACGCGTGGACCGGACAAAATGCGACGATTAATCGGGCTCAATTGATTCGTACGCAAAAGGCCTTTGGCGGGCCAGCGCAAACTCGCAAGATCAACTGTAGCAATAACTTAGCAGTTTGCCGCCTGGATAATCCTGGAGAACTGGCGAAGCGCGGCGATTTGTACTAAATGTGCTTTTCCCCTGAAAAAGATTCCAGGTTTTCCTCCGAATGGGCGAGCGCCGTCGCTTGACGACGCACTTTTAGCACGTAGAGTGAAGGGGAAGCGTGTATGCGCACAGGCCGTGCGACGCCTGAGAAGATCGCCTTGGCGCCTGTTGGCTTTCGGCCCCGGCTGATCGGAATTCTTCAGATTTGAATTCCATCAACTGCGGCCGAACCGATTCGGTTCACCAACGATCCAGGTAATTTAACGCAGTCGGGTTTGCCCATCAAGCGCCCGACAAAACCCAGTCGCCAAAAATCGTTCACTCCCCGGTGCTACAACTGGCGACAGTGGAGAAGTAGGAAATGTTGGTTCTCTCAAGGAAAAAGAACGAAAGTATTGTCATTAACAATGACATTACGATCGTGGTCGTGGAAATTCGCGGCGACAAGGTACGCCTGGGCGTAGAAGCTCCCAAGGAAGTCCCGGTGCATCGCCGCGAAGTTTATGATGCGATTCTTCGCAACGAGGCCCAGGAAAAAGCGGGCGCCGATTCGCCCAGTTCCGAAGGCTAGTTGTGAGGTTTTACGCGTTGTAAATTTCCGCTGCGATACTGCACTC is part of the Blastopirellula sediminis genome and harbors:
- a CDS encoding NuoI/complex I 23 kDa subunit family protein, whose protein sequence is MLTWFRNVYAAVVTVAQGLSITIRYWFSTYDKNRKAFTEHYEYPELPVHVSPRYRGFHRFDLTTCIACDQCAKACPVDCIYIGKERVEGAKGFAVTGFTIDYTKCMFCALCVEPCPVDCIFMGGTLDLSSYSRDGAIVDFSRLPVEIAWGRSTLNPTAVAESKVIVQPVHGGPNQ
- the csrA gene encoding carbon storage regulator CsrA; the encoded protein is MLVLSRKKNESIVINNDITIVVVEIRGDKVRLGVEAPKEVPVHRREVYDAILRNEAQEKAGADSPSSEG